A window of Castanea sativa cultivar Marrone di Chiusa Pesio chromosome 1, ASM4071231v1 contains these coding sequences:
- the LOC142637761 gene encoding protein LOW PHOTOSYNTHETIC EFFICIENCY 1, chloroplastic isoform X1 — translation MNGCERTTAPVRIQYGMLTTHFRDPLNFATFFLALQPLRIETRRRRKKLRGLGVHVCHSRSAGLLLLSNNSRVVKQGGCCGSSKFDLGFGYSKLKVALFCMPMTSSFGALVALACALEQQAIGNEFLIEGLDLANGVSGEIDRKDADYNKSGEVNDGNYKREGDGAESGEGDGEEKSTKVDVRSLAQSLWFARTVDDVEEVLKDMGDLPSQVYSSMIRGFGKDKRMSSAIAVVEWLKKKKHETNGLIGPNLFIYNSLLGAVKQSEEYGEMEKVLDDMAQEGVLPNVVTYNTLMAIYLDQGRTTEALDILEEIQKKGWSPSPVSYSTALLTYRRMEDGNGALRFFIEFREKYHKGDIRKDANEDWENEFVKLEKLTLRVCYQVMRRWLVNGENLSANVLKLLTDMDNASLPLGRAEQERLLWACTREEHYIVAKELYTKIRERHSQISLSVCNHVIWLMGKAKKWWAALEIYEDLLDKGPKPNNLSQELIISHFNVLLTAAKKRGIWRWGVRLLNKMEEKGLKPGSREWNAVLIACSKASETSAAVEIFKRMVEQGEKPTIISYGALLSALEKNKLYDEARRVWDHMIRVGLEPNLYAYTIMASVLTGQGKLNLVDAIIKEMVSTGNEPTVVTYNAIISACARNGMSGAAYEWFHRMKFQSITPNEITYEMLIEALAKDAKPRLAYELYLRAQNEGLNLSSKAYDAVLQSSQVYEANVDKSVLGPRPPDKTK, via the exons ATGAATGGCTGTGAGAGAACCACAGCGCCAGTGAGAATACAATACGGAATGCTCACTACCCACTTCAGAGATCCACTCAATTTTGCAACTTTCTTTCTTGCTCTTCAACCTTTAAG AATTGAAACtagaaggagaaggaaaaagTTAAGGGGTCTTGGTGTTCATGTTTGTCATAGTAGAAGTGCTGGTCTCTTATTACTTTCAAATAATTCAAGAGTTGTTAAGCAAGGAGGTTGCTGTGGGAGCTCCAAATTTGATTTGGGATTTGGGTACTCTAAGCTTAAAGTTGCTCTCTTTTGTATGCCAATGACAAGTTCTTTTGGTGCCTTGGTTGCATTGGCGTGTGCATTGGAGCAACAAGCAATAGGAAATGAATTTCTTATAGAAGGATTGGATTTGGCTAATGGGGTGTCAGGGGAAATTGATAGAAAGGATGCTGATTATAATAAATCGGGTGAAGTAAATGATGGCAATTATAAAAGAGAAGGTGATGGTGCTGAAAGTGGGGAAGGAGATGGGGAAGAGAAGAGTACAAAAGTTGATGTTCGTTCACTAGCACAGAGCTTATGGTTTGCAAGAACTGTAGATGATGTGGAGGAGGTTCTTAAGGACATGGGTGACTTGCCCTCTCAAGTATACTCATCCATGATTAGAGGTTTTGGTAAAGACAAGAGAATGAGTTCCGCGATTGCCGTTGTTGAGTGGCTCAAGAAAAAGAAGCATGAAACTAATGGTTTGATTGGCCCAAatcttttcatatataatagTCTGTTGGGTGCAGTAAAACAATCTGAAGAATATGGAGAAATGGAGAAAGTCTTGGATGATATGGCTCAGGAAGGGGTCTTACCTAATGTTGTAACTTACAACACTTTGATGGCAATTTACTTGGACCAAGGTCGAACTACTGAGGCTCTTGATATTCTTGAAGAGATACAAAAGAAGGGCTGGAGCCCTTCTCCAGTTTCCTATTCTACAGCATTGTTGACTTATCGAAGAATGGAAGATGGGAATGGAGCTTTAAGGTTCTTTATTGAGTTCAGGGAAAAGTATCATAAAGGTGACATAAGGAAAGATGCTAATGAAGATTGggaaaatgaatttgttaagcTTGAGAAGTTAACACTACGTGTTTGCTACCAAGTGATGCGTCGGTGGCTTGTGAACGGTGAGAATTTGAGCGCAAATGTGTTGAAACTTCTCACAGATATGGATAATGCTAGCCTTCCACTTGGTCGGGCAGAACAAGAGCGGCTTTTGTGGGCTTGTACTCGTGAAGAGCATTACATTGTGGCAAAGGAACTGTACACTAAAATTAGAGAAAGGCACTCTCAAATTAGCTTATCAGTCTGTAACCATGTGATTTGGCTGATGGGGAAGGCAAAGAAGTGGTGGGCAGCTTTGGAGATATATGAGGATTTATTGGACAAGGGGCCAAAACCAAATAACCTGTCACAGGAGCTGATAATTTCTCACTTTAATGTTCTTCTCACTGCAGCTAAGAAAAGGGGAATTTGGAGATGGGGTGTTAGGTTGCTTAACAAGATGGAAGAAAAAGGCCTTAAACCTGGAAGTAGGGAATGGAATGCAGTTCTTATTGCCTGTTCCAAGGCTTCAGAAACTTCTGCTGCAGTGGAAATATTTAAGAGGATGGTTGAACAAGGCGAAAAACCTACAATAATCTCCTATGGAGCCTTGCTTAGTGCACTGGAGAAGAATAAATTGTATGATGAGGCTCGCCGGGTTTGGGACCATATGATCAGGGTAGGTCTTGAACCAAACCTGTATGCCTACACAATTATGGCTTCAGTTCTCACTGGACAAGGAAAGTTAAACTTGGTTGATGCCATCATTAAGGAAATGGTTTCAACAGGTAATGAGCCAACAGTTGTGACATACAATGCAATAATTAGTGCTTGTGCACGCAACGGAATGAGTGGTGCAGCATATGAATGGTTTCACCGCATGAAATTTCAGAGCATCACCCCAAATGAGATTACTTATGAAATGCTAATCGAGGCTCTTGCAAAGGATGCTAAACCAAGGCTTGCGTATGAGTTATATCTGAGGGCTCAGAATGAAGGCCTTAACCTCTCTTCAAAGGCTTATGATGCAGTTCTGCAATCCTCTCAGGTTTATGAAGCAAACGTTGATAAGAGTGTTTTAGGGCCTCGGCCTCCGGATAAAACCAAATGA
- the LOC142637761 gene encoding protein LOW PHOTOSYNTHETIC EFFICIENCY 1, chloroplastic isoform X2: MQFLTTLPLKGDLWVVSQLGFELGSCRIETRRRRKKLRGLGVHVCHSRSAGLLLLSNNSRVVKQGGCCGSSKFDLGFGYSKLKVALFCMPMTSSFGALVALACALEQQAIGNEFLIEGLDLANGVSGEIDRKDADYNKSGEVNDGNYKREGDGAESGEGDGEEKSTKVDVRSLAQSLWFARTVDDVEEVLKDMGDLPSQVYSSMIRGFGKDKRMSSAIAVVEWLKKKKHETNGLIGPNLFIYNSLLGAVKQSEEYGEMEKVLDDMAQEGVLPNVVTYNTLMAIYLDQGRTTEALDILEEIQKKGWSPSPVSYSTALLTYRRMEDGNGALRFFIEFREKYHKGDIRKDANEDWENEFVKLEKLTLRVCYQVMRRWLVNGENLSANVLKLLTDMDNASLPLGRAEQERLLWACTREEHYIVAKELYTKIRERHSQISLSVCNHVIWLMGKAKKWWAALEIYEDLLDKGPKPNNLSQELIISHFNVLLTAAKKRGIWRWGVRLLNKMEEKGLKPGSREWNAVLIACSKASETSAAVEIFKRMVEQGEKPTIISYGALLSALEKNKLYDEARRVWDHMIRVGLEPNLYAYTIMASVLTGQGKLNLVDAIIKEMVSTGNEPTVVTYNAIISACARNGMSGAAYEWFHRMKFQSITPNEITYEMLIEALAKDAKPRLAYELYLRAQNEGLNLSSKAYDAVLQSSQVYEANVDKSVLGPRPPDKTK; encoded by the coding sequence ATGCAATTTTTAACTACTTTGCCATTGAAGGGTGACCTTTGGGTGGTATCTCAATTGGGTTTTGAACTGGGTTCTTGTAGAATTGAAACtagaaggagaaggaaaaagTTAAGGGGTCTTGGTGTTCATGTTTGTCATAGTAGAAGTGCTGGTCTCTTATTACTTTCAAATAATTCAAGAGTTGTTAAGCAAGGAGGTTGCTGTGGGAGCTCCAAATTTGATTTGGGATTTGGGTACTCTAAGCTTAAAGTTGCTCTCTTTTGTATGCCAATGACAAGTTCTTTTGGTGCCTTGGTTGCATTGGCGTGTGCATTGGAGCAACAAGCAATAGGAAATGAATTTCTTATAGAAGGATTGGATTTGGCTAATGGGGTGTCAGGGGAAATTGATAGAAAGGATGCTGATTATAATAAATCGGGTGAAGTAAATGATGGCAATTATAAAAGAGAAGGTGATGGTGCTGAAAGTGGGGAAGGAGATGGGGAAGAGAAGAGTACAAAAGTTGATGTTCGTTCACTAGCACAGAGCTTATGGTTTGCAAGAACTGTAGATGATGTGGAGGAGGTTCTTAAGGACATGGGTGACTTGCCCTCTCAAGTATACTCATCCATGATTAGAGGTTTTGGTAAAGACAAGAGAATGAGTTCCGCGATTGCCGTTGTTGAGTGGCTCAAGAAAAAGAAGCATGAAACTAATGGTTTGATTGGCCCAAatcttttcatatataatagTCTGTTGGGTGCAGTAAAACAATCTGAAGAATATGGAGAAATGGAGAAAGTCTTGGATGATATGGCTCAGGAAGGGGTCTTACCTAATGTTGTAACTTACAACACTTTGATGGCAATTTACTTGGACCAAGGTCGAACTACTGAGGCTCTTGATATTCTTGAAGAGATACAAAAGAAGGGCTGGAGCCCTTCTCCAGTTTCCTATTCTACAGCATTGTTGACTTATCGAAGAATGGAAGATGGGAATGGAGCTTTAAGGTTCTTTATTGAGTTCAGGGAAAAGTATCATAAAGGTGACATAAGGAAAGATGCTAATGAAGATTGggaaaatgaatttgttaagcTTGAGAAGTTAACACTACGTGTTTGCTACCAAGTGATGCGTCGGTGGCTTGTGAACGGTGAGAATTTGAGCGCAAATGTGTTGAAACTTCTCACAGATATGGATAATGCTAGCCTTCCACTTGGTCGGGCAGAACAAGAGCGGCTTTTGTGGGCTTGTACTCGTGAAGAGCATTACATTGTGGCAAAGGAACTGTACACTAAAATTAGAGAAAGGCACTCTCAAATTAGCTTATCAGTCTGTAACCATGTGATTTGGCTGATGGGGAAGGCAAAGAAGTGGTGGGCAGCTTTGGAGATATATGAGGATTTATTGGACAAGGGGCCAAAACCAAATAACCTGTCACAGGAGCTGATAATTTCTCACTTTAATGTTCTTCTCACTGCAGCTAAGAAAAGGGGAATTTGGAGATGGGGTGTTAGGTTGCTTAACAAGATGGAAGAAAAAGGCCTTAAACCTGGAAGTAGGGAATGGAATGCAGTTCTTATTGCCTGTTCCAAGGCTTCAGAAACTTCTGCTGCAGTGGAAATATTTAAGAGGATGGTTGAACAAGGCGAAAAACCTACAATAATCTCCTATGGAGCCTTGCTTAGTGCACTGGAGAAGAATAAATTGTATGATGAGGCTCGCCGGGTTTGGGACCATATGATCAGGGTAGGTCTTGAACCAAACCTGTATGCCTACACAATTATGGCTTCAGTTCTCACTGGACAAGGAAAGTTAAACTTGGTTGATGCCATCATTAAGGAAATGGTTTCAACAGGTAATGAGCCAACAGTTGTGACATACAATGCAATAATTAGTGCTTGTGCACGCAACGGAATGAGTGGTGCAGCATATGAATGGTTTCACCGCATGAAATTTCAGAGCATCACCCCAAATGAGATTACTTATGAAATGCTAATCGAGGCTCTTGCAAAGGATGCTAAACCAAGGCTTGCGTATGAGTTATATCTGAGGGCTCAGAATGAAGGCCTTAACCTCTCTTCAAAGGCTTATGATGCAGTTCTGCAATCCTCTCAGGTTTATGAAGCAAACGTTGATAAGAGTGTTTTAGGGCCTCGGCCTCCGGATAAAACCAAATGA